The following coding sequences lie in one Cupriavidus sp. WKF15 genomic window:
- a CDS encoding pirin family protein: protein MSAIEHLLKPHVRDLGDFTVRRLLPAGATQTVGPFIFFDHMGPVTLPPGHGADVRPHPHIGLATVTYLFDGEIMHRDSLGSEQVIRPGDVNWMTAGHGIVHSERSPESVREAGARLHGIQTWVALPKDHETVAPSFFHHPGATLPKIEQPGVRMTVIAGDAFGHTSPVKVFSRTLYVAIELDAGASVEIPPEHAERGIYPVDGSVALDGEVLPAEHMVVLAPGQTVMLTATAPSRVMLLGGDPTDGHRFIFWNFVASSKEAIESASQRWEDDAFPHVPGETERIPLPPRKP, encoded by the coding sequence ATGTCTGCCATCGAACACTTGCTCAAGCCCCATGTGCGGGACCTGGGCGATTTCACCGTGCGTCGCCTGCTGCCTGCCGGAGCGACCCAGACCGTCGGCCCGTTCATCTTCTTCGACCATATGGGCCCGGTGACGCTGCCTCCAGGCCATGGCGCCGATGTGCGCCCACATCCACATATCGGCCTCGCCACGGTGACCTACCTGTTCGATGGGGAGATCATGCACCGCGACAGCCTTGGCAGCGAGCAGGTCATCCGCCCCGGCGACGTCAACTGGATGACCGCGGGCCACGGCATTGTCCATTCGGAGCGTTCGCCCGAGTCCGTGCGTGAAGCCGGCGCGCGCTTGCATGGCATCCAGACCTGGGTGGCGCTGCCCAAGGATCACGAAACCGTGGCGCCGTCGTTCTTCCACCATCCAGGCGCCACGCTACCGAAGATCGAGCAGCCGGGCGTGCGCATGACGGTCATTGCCGGAGATGCCTTTGGCCACACTTCCCCGGTCAAGGTATTCAGCCGCACGCTGTATGTGGCGATCGAACTGGATGCCGGTGCCAGCGTGGAGATCCCGCCCGAGCATGCCGAGCGGGGCATCTACCCGGTCGACGGCAGTGTGGCGCTCGACGGCGAGGTGCTGCCGGCGGAGCACATGGTCGTGCTGGCGCCAGGCCAGACGGTCATGCTGACCGCCACAGCGCCGTCGCGCGTGATGCTGCTCGGCGGCGACCCCACCGACGGCCACCGGTTCATCTTCTGGAACTTCGTGGCCAGCAGCAAGGAAGCGATCGAGTCCGCTTCGCAGCGTTGGGAGGACGACGCCTTCCCCCATGTTCCCGGCGAGACCGAGCGCATTCCGCTGCCGCCCCGCAAGCCATAG
- the ybiB gene encoding DNA-binding protein YbiB, with the protein MTTSNATPAAGPFSAARYIKEIGRGVNGARALPREDAQALFDAMLAGRVSDLELGAVLMAYRIKGEAPHELAGMLEAAHAHCLPLAAPGDRQVVVIPSYNGARKQPNLVPLLALLLAREEIPVLVHGSRDFQGRVTSLALFEALGVSLCASTDEAATRLRDGDGINGPLAVVPVDVLSPGLAQLLDRRNVIGLRNSSHTVAKMLQPVGEHSPAQALRLYSYTHPEYRETLTDYFSHEPANVLLARGTEGEVVADARRSSRIDWLHDGHQQTLVNPTSGSIADVPDLPQGSDVANTAAWTRKVMDGAVPVPAPIATQVRAIQECLRQGTRVAWASPL; encoded by the coding sequence ATGACCACATCCAACGCCACACCTGCCGCGGGCCCGTTTTCAGCGGCCCGCTATATCAAGGAAATCGGCCGCGGCGTGAATGGCGCCCGCGCGCTGCCGCGTGAAGACGCACAAGCCCTGTTCGACGCCATGCTGGCCGGCCGCGTATCGGACCTGGAACTGGGCGCCGTGTTGATGGCCTACCGCATCAAGGGCGAAGCCCCGCACGAACTGGCCGGCATGCTCGAGGCCGCGCACGCGCATTGCCTGCCGCTGGCCGCGCCGGGCGACCGCCAGGTCGTGGTCATCCCGAGCTACAACGGCGCGCGCAAGCAGCCCAACCTGGTGCCGTTGCTGGCCCTGCTGCTGGCGCGCGAGGAGATCCCGGTGCTGGTGCATGGCTCCCGCGATTTCCAGGGCCGCGTAACCAGCCTGGCCCTGTTCGAGGCGCTCGGCGTATCGCTGTGCGCCTCCACCGACGAAGCCGCCACGCGCTTGCGCGATGGTGATGGCATCAACGGGCCGCTGGCGGTAGTGCCCGTGGATGTGCTGTCGCCGGGGCTGGCGCAGTTGCTGGATCGCCGCAATGTCATCGGCCTGCGCAATTCGTCCCACACGGTGGCCAAGATGCTGCAACCGGTTGGTGAGCATTCACCGGCGCAGGCGCTGCGCCTGTACAGCTATACGCACCCAGAGTACCGCGAAACGCTGACCGACTATTTCTCGCATGAGCCCGCCAATGTACTGCTGGCGCGCGGCACCGAAGGCGAGGTGGTGGCCGACGCGCGCCGCAGCAGCCGCATTGACTGGCTGCATGACGGACACCAGCAAACCCTTGTCAACCCGACCAGCGGCTCGATTGCCGATGTGCCCGACCTGCCGCAGGGCAGCGACGTGGCCAACACGGCGGCCTGGACGCGCAAGGTGATGGACGGTGCGGTGCCGGTACCTGCCCCGATCGCCACGCAAGTGCGGGCGATCCAGGAATGCCTGCGCCAGGGAACGCGCGTGGCGTGGGCCAGCCCGCTCTGA